The following DNA comes from Ricinus communis isolate WT05 ecotype wild-type chromosome 10, ASM1957865v1, whole genome shotgun sequence.
AGAGCTTACTGACTGAGAGATGCACAAACATTCATGACGCATCCATGTGGAACATATTATTTCACAAATGCTATATATCATTTCAGTTCTCACCTACCTCtgttaaatgttaaaattagttttcttttttcatgtcACAAGCACTATCCAAAGTACTTTTTGTAATGCATGGTTACTCATGTAACTCACCGAGTTGGCTCGAATCAATCAAAGACTTGGTTTGAATTAAAAGCGTATCCTCTTCAAAAAACCTGAACAAACTTCATTGAATTTTCGAAAAATATCATCACGTAGACTAATTTTCGAGCCAACTCGGTACTTCGCCTGCATTAAACCAATGATCAATTGGACCAGTCATTTTGCCATTAATAAAGAGGGTATGATTCACATAATGGATCCATGAATTAACAAGACTGTTTGTCCATCAGTTTGAAGCATATAGTTCATGATTatcatagaaataaaaaaaaaaattcatttgagTTGATTTAAACGAGATATTGCAGTTTGCTGACATCTTTGTCAAATTAATGGTTTTGGTTCTCTCTTGGGCAAATCCTTTTCTCTACAAACGTTGTATTATTaggaaagaaacaaaagatcTATCATTGGATGTCAATAATCATTTCTCTCACACAGCAGCTAGTATTCACATAAACTGAAGCTGAAAGTTGGGCGACTTACCAATGGATCAAAGGGGTTTCCTATTGTCTCCACAGGGACAACACCAAGTGAACCTAGAATTTCTACAAATTGTTTATATATGCTCTGGTAGCTGTTATTGATCTTCTCTTCTCCTTCAGTCTCCAATTTAATCTGGGCCTTAGCTCTCTCAAAATTATCCAAAACAGGTAGCAaattctccacaacttccccTTGGGCATTTGATACCAGTGAAAGCCTTTCCCTATCTGTCCTCTTCCGGAAATTGTCAAAGTCTGCACTAATCCTAAGAACCCGATCTTTTTCTGTTGACAGTTCTTCAATCAAACTAGCCACCTTCCTTCCAAGGTCATtcttctcatcttcaacaGATTTCAGGAAAGCTTCTATCTCAGCAATCCTTGCTTCATCATTACTTGCCAAAGCTTCTCTGTAGGACCGAAGTGAAGTCAAGATGATTGAAGAAGTTGTTTCCTCAACATCAGCAACCTCTTCACCACTGGTAATTTCCTCGACCTCACCAACACCACCCTCCACCTCACCAGCACCATCTTCCACCTCAACAGCACCGTCTGAAGAGTCCTGTTACATAAATTTATCAgcaaaataatacaaaataagaCACCATCTCTTAGAAACAGCACTATATCATGATACTCAGAAAgcatttgtttgattttaacAGAACAGCCTCCTTATCCGGTGCTTGAAATTTGAACTCTCCAATCAAATACAATGAATCAAGTTACCAATCAGTTAACATACACATGCATTAGATTATCCTCCATAACAAAcagaggaaaaaaagaaaagaaaaaaagaataaacagTGGCCGATGactaaataaatgaaaagaacaAATATTTCTATCTGCTGACACAACATAACAACCAAATTCCAAGCATAAAGAACAGCATTAACCAGCAAATTATTGCCGAAATTGCTTTTGTGCATTATGGTGCATGCCTTATAATCCCACCTTATCCCTCTCTGACATTTGGAAATTCGGTAGATTGTAGTTGATAGGTACAGAACATATCAACGACCGTCTAGGCTGACAAATATGGCTATCAATAAACACATTAAGATAAACTTAACTCAACTAACCCTTAGACCAAAGCTAGTTGGGGTctgttaaataaaatcttatcaTCTATTCGCATTGAGATATCTATCAAAAAATAGTCCGTAAGATAAAAGTTATCAGAATACAGAGAACTTAAAACCAACAAATGTTATTCTAGCTTAGCcttcaaattattataaacgAATGGGCCTAGCTACATGAATCTTCTGTGCATTTGTCAGCTATCTAAAAAGATATGCTCTAATTCTTCAATCACAAGTCTTCTTGGTTACTCTGTTAAATCTCATTGCAAAATACTACTTATAACTAACCAATTTGTATTTTAAGGTTCTATGAGTAATTGTTATACAAGTCCAGAATTGAAATCATGTACGGCCAATGCCAAACTTAAAGGGCAAACTAGCAAAGTAATTACAAACTATGAAGCATGAACCATTAATAAAATGCTTAGTATAGTAGCACGGCACTAATTATCTGTATATAAATCTGTTCACACGATTATGGTAGTCTCGTCAATAATACCATACATAGTAAGTACCTCTGAACCAACATAAAAACAATCATGTTAATCTAATGCTCCATAGGGCATCAAAGTTCAAAAAAGTGAAACCACATATGCTGCAATGTCAAGGAAAAACCCGATAGTCATTAGGGAggacaaaaagaaagataacAACCTTTAAGTGCAAAAGCATCTCATTATAAGACACTATTTCTGtacttttccatttttaatatatcccCCTATTTACATGTTTCCCCCACATCCCCGTCTCATATATGTTTGAAAATGATATTTCACCATTCCATTAATTTATGGACTGTAATGTAATGCTACCTTGTTTGTCAGATTCGTGAATTTGAAGAATTATAGGAACTATATGAATGTAAAGCTATTTAAAAAGGTGTCAAGAAAAATGGCTATTAAGAGGTTAACGAATGAAAAATCTTAACTTCCCAGAGTGAACTCCCAAACAAGGTAAAAACACTATCCCAGTTAATTCTTCAACGCCCATATTTTAAACTCCTATGCATATTTTGTTTGTGaggttaaaataaatttaaaaaaaaaaaggaataaatgGGTCAAAACTATTTAGAATCATTACATTACATCATCTAACCCTTGAATTGAGgtcaagaaaaattattaataggaGTAATGAATGTAAATATTTAGCTTTCATTATCCTCCTTTTACCCTTCATAAATTCCAAATTAAGGTTATAAGTTAATACCATTGTACATTTCATCCATTAACTCCCTCAACCAAACTTCCAACTCATAGTGGAGTTTAGGTCCTACACAGCTAAGGCACATTCCTCATTGTATTAGTATCCACTTCCGTTATTGAATCCCAATATAATaatcatcttcatcattcGTATCATACTAATCAGTGTAAAAAAGTTTTTAAGATTTGGCTTTACTATTGAAgttaaaacattttattgCCCACACCCaattaccaaaaaaaataagtaaattcataaatccataatcctttctttctcaaattgcaaccatatcaaatacataaacaaaaaaaaaaaaaaacaaaaaaaaaaaaaacctaatttATAAGTAGAACccaattcaaaaatatacacatgAGCACATCTAAAGTACCTGAATTTCTGGTTCCTGAACCGTTTCTTCGGTCTGGGTAGTTTCGGTTTCACCTTCAGAAGCGAAGGGAACTAATTTTACGAACCGGAGAGAAGATTTGGCAGCGAGTTGTAGGGAATTTGTAGAAGTAAGTTTGGTGGTGGTGGCGGTGGTGCTAATGCTTTTGTATCTAATTGGGAGGCGAAATGGGTTCGGGGactttaatgaaaaatttttGGTGTACATTAGTCGAGGCGGGAGTGGCGCCCTCAAGGGCGGCGTTTTAAGGACAGTAGCCATTGACAAGCAGAGAAATGGAGAGGGACAGGGATAAGACTTGAGAGTGGCGAATTATAGATACAGTGAAGTGTAAGGAGATGAGGTAACGAAATTCGTCTGAATTTATGTGGACTGTTGGATGGAATTTGAGTATTTGAATCGGACGgtctgtttttgattttggttttgttttgGTAGAAGTTTCTAGAGTAATGTTGAGTTGTTGTCgactcaaaatatataatagaaagtaaaattttaacacTAATTACAATATACACCCAATGTTCATTTTATACTtcactaataaaataagggCATAAGGTACCAAAAAAAAAGCCCTTAAACTAATTGGGAATCTTCAATTAAACCCTCATTCTTCAAACTAGCTCAATTTTACccttcattttttaaaaatgaacaaATTAATCTAATCATTAGCGGAGTTTCATTTTCCGTCAACTAGTTGTGGGGCCATTTTTCTCAAAGGagctaataaaaatattatccaCTAACATGATGACACACGTGGATTGCTATGttcccaaattttatatttaaatacaaaaaagtttattctttttaaacaataaaaaatctagtgaaaaatgaaaaagaaaaataaagaaagttaCAATTAGACAGCCACTGTTGATACACATCCATCACCATTTCCGATACCACACCCACCACTATCCTTTGCATTTAGCTCAAATGAATCTTCTCCTATTCCTGTTGCAGATGCATGTTATGATTCACCTTGcgtatttcttttcttttatatgcaGGCATGAACAAGAGAATGAGAGCCATTATGACCCTTTTGGAAGAGGATGAAAATTCGTCGGCAGAAACTAAGATATTATGATAGCCGGAGGCTTAAACTCTTTCAAAGGCTTGAAGAGTTCAATAATTCTTACTGTTCAATAATCCATtcaacatgaaaaagaaaaagagaaacatTACATAACAAACTAGGGAAAAAactaaacaattaatccactGTTACTTACCACCTACACCGGAGCCACCATCACAAGAGCAAGAGAGCACAATCGATTTCTGTCCTCATCGCCTATCCATCGCTCGTCGCTCATCACTTGCCGTTCACCGCCCGTTGCTCATCGCTTGCCGTTCGTCGCTTTTCGTCGCTTGCTGTCCTCATCGCCTTGCCTAGCAATGGACCAACGATGGATTTTTGTTAATGCTAATGGTGGAtcagttttttattatttaatataattaagttatattatcttttcatttatttttttaaagaaaaaagaaaaaggaaaagacagATGTCTAACAGAACTATAACTTCTGTTATCAATTTGACTTATTTgaatcttttacaaaattagaGGTTGAAATTGAGCTGGTTTGAAGAATGAGAGTTTAATTAAACATCTCCAATTAGTTgaaggttttttcttttaacttatgcctaaaataatttaattagttatttaacAACTATAAGatctattataattttaatttatataaactaCAGTAGTATAAGAATTTGTTAACTATTTATGTTAATTAAGacatattaaattagataagctaatagtaattaattatttataattgaaattaaaattttatacttataaAGTGTTATGATGGTCTTTAGGCAAAATCACGAATATTACtctttgatattatattagatttcttataatttattataatgcactgagtttgtttttgttatttttctatttattttattatttaaataaaacacaaaatagatttttttttaaagtat
Coding sequences within:
- the LOC8268581 gene encoding protein GrpE isoform X2 is translated as MATVLKTPPLRAPLPPRLMYTKNFSLKSPNPFRLPIRYKSISTTATTTKLTSTNSLQLAAKSSLRFVKLVPFASEGETETTQTEETVQEPEIQDSSDGAVEVEDGAGEVEGGVGEVEEITSGEEVADVEETTSSIILTSLRSYREALASNDEARIAEIEAFLKSVEDEKNDLGRKVASLIEELSTEKDRVLRISADFDNFRKRTDRERLSLVSNAQGEVVENLLPVLDNFERAKAQIKLETEGEEKINNSYQSIYKQFVEILGSLGVVPVETIGNPFDPLAKYRVGSKISLRDDIFRKFNEVCSGFLKRIRF
- the LOC8268581 gene encoding protein GrpE isoform X1, with amino-acid sequence MATVLKTPPLRAPLPPRLMYTKNFSLKSPNPFRLPIRYKSISTTATTTKLTSTNSLQLAAKSSLRFVKLVPFASEGETETTQTEETVQEPEIQDSSDGAVEVEDGAGEVEGGVGEVEEITSGEEVADVEETTSSIILTSLRSYREALASNDEARIAEIEAFLKSVEDEKNDLGRKVASLIEELSTEKDRVLRISADFDNFRKRTDRERLSLVSNAQGEVVENLLPVLDNFERAKAQIKLETEGEEKINNSYQSIYKQFVEILGSLGVVPVETIGNPFDPLLHEAIMREDSTEFEEGIILQEFRKGFKLGDRLLRPSMVKVSAGPGPAKPEQAESSAEVETAGETSQEGSPEPESAS